A genome region from Terriglobales bacterium includes the following:
- a CDS encoding 2-oxoacid:acceptor oxidoreductase subunit alpha, producing the protein MAEFSSITIGIAGAAGDGLDKTGDTLAKTAARLGLYAYAYNSYQSVIRGGHIWLRVRLGQERLGSHGDHLHALIALNQDSIERHAPEVESGGIVIFNSDKLRCNIALRDNVVSAPIPVGQLTKPLGPVQPIMQNTVALGALLFLIGLEFDVTAGVFADTFGHKGQAVIDQNVKLARAGYDYAREHFAPLGCKWNFSRKRRPFITGNEAISLGAFAAGCKFYSAYPMTPASAILHWMANHGERCGIAVKQCEDELAVVNTAVGAGFAGVRAMCGTSGGGFALMTEAIGMASMIEVPVVIVEVQRGGPSTGIPTKTEQADLNQVYGASQGDFPRVIIAPTDTADCFHSTVEAFNLAEKYQLPVIIISDLLVSEHPETIEPEELPATVPIDRGELVADWPGGKYKRYAFTSSGVSPRALPGTANAHYIAASDEHDEEGILISDVFTNAAIRRKIAEKRMKKMDLALRDLPAPQLEGPSNADVTLIGWGSCKGVIREAIPQLAALGVIANQLHFKYLLPFHSREAAAILRNCKRTICVELNATGQFARHLRAETGYTVHDHILKYDGEPFEPHHIVEQVQAILEGSQRSLAVTADEAREIAYHYIRVHLGEDVRPGRIERAATNGYREPTWQIEIVSRDSGQRRGDLHVGIETGSTHSWRAA; encoded by the coding sequence ATGGCTGAATTTTCCAGCATCACGATCGGAATCGCAGGCGCCGCCGGCGATGGCCTCGACAAAACTGGCGACACCCTTGCCAAGACCGCCGCGCGCCTGGGCCTTTACGCGTACGCCTACAACAGCTATCAGTCGGTGATCCGCGGCGGCCACATCTGGCTGCGCGTCCGGCTGGGGCAGGAAAGGCTCGGCTCGCACGGCGACCACCTGCACGCGCTGATTGCGCTGAACCAGGACTCCATCGAACGTCATGCGCCCGAGGTTGAGTCGGGCGGCATCGTCATCTTTAATTCCGACAAGCTACGCTGCAACATCGCATTGCGCGACAACGTTGTCTCAGCCCCCATTCCTGTCGGCCAGCTCACCAAGCCGCTCGGCCCGGTGCAGCCGATCATGCAGAACACGGTCGCGCTAGGCGCGCTGCTCTTCCTGATCGGACTGGAGTTCGACGTCACTGCCGGTGTTTTCGCCGATACGTTCGGCCACAAGGGCCAGGCCGTCATCGACCAGAACGTAAAGCTCGCGCGCGCCGGTTACGACTACGCTCGCGAGCATTTCGCGCCTCTCGGCTGCAAATGGAATTTTTCACGCAAGCGCCGCCCCTTCATTACCGGGAACGAAGCCATCAGCCTGGGCGCGTTCGCAGCCGGCTGCAAGTTTTACTCGGCTTATCCCATGACGCCGGCATCCGCCATCCTGCACTGGATGGCAAATCACGGCGAGCGCTGCGGCATCGCCGTCAAGCAGTGCGAGGACGAACTCGCAGTAGTTAACACGGCTGTCGGCGCCGGTTTCGCGGGCGTGCGCGCCATGTGCGGCACCTCCGGCGGCGGCTTCGCGCTCATGACTGAAGCTATTGGAATGGCGAGCATGATCGAGGTTCCGGTCGTCATCGTCGAGGTGCAGCGCGGCGGTCCGTCCACCGGTATTCCCACGAAGACGGAGCAGGCCGACCTCAACCAGGTTTACGGCGCATCGCAGGGGGATTTTCCCCGTGTGATTATTGCACCCACCGATACCGCTGACTGCTTCCACTCCACTGTCGAAGCCTTCAATCTCGCGGAAAAATACCAGCTTCCCGTCATTATTATTTCCGACCTGCTGGTTTCGGAACATCCGGAGACGATCGAGCCCGAGGAGTTGCCCGCCACTGTGCCGATCGATCGCGGCGAACTGGTCGCGGACTGGCCCGGCGGCAAATACAAGCGCTATGCTTTCACTTCGTCCGGCGTTTCACCTCGCGCGCTTCCCGGCACGGCAAACGCCCATTACATCGCTGCCAGCGATGAGCACGACGAAGAAGGCATTCTGATATCCGACGTTTTCACCAACGCAGCTATCCGCCGCAAGATCGCAGAAAAGCGCATGAAGAAGATGGACCTCGCGCTGCGTGACTTGCCCGCGCCTCAGCTGGAAGGCCCGAGCAATGCCGACGTTACTCTGATCGGTTGGGGCTCTTGCAAGGGCGTGATTCGCGAAGCCATCCCGCAACTCGCGGCACTCGGCGTCATCGCGAATCAGCTGCACTTCAAATATCTGCTGCCTTTCCACAGTCGCGAGGCCGCTGCCATTTTGCGTAATTGCAAGCGCACTATCTGTGTGGAGCTGAACGCCACTGGACAATTTGCCCGCCACCTGCGCGCCGAAACCGGCTACACCGTTCACGACCACATCCTTAAATATGACGGCGAGCCGTTCGAGCCGCACCACATTGTCGAGCAGGTGCAGGCCATACTTGAAGGTAGCCAGCGCTCGCTCGCGGTTACCGCAGATGAGGCCCGCGAGATCGCATATCACTACATCCGCGTGCACCTCGGGGAGGACGTGCGCCCCGGCCGCATCGAACGCGCTGCCACCAACGGTTACCGCGAGCCTACATGGCAGATTGAGATCGTTTCTCGCGATTCCGGGCAAAGGCGCGGCGACTTGCACGTCGGCATTGAAACCGGCTCCACGCATTCGTGGCGAGCCGCTTAA
- a CDS encoding HAMP domain-containing sensor histidine kinase, whose translation MSNASSRAVAMSPVAENPDLRASSGSQQELLQAYMQLQERYRRCTDALAAAAHDLKTPLAILAGYIELLQSEKLGDLSERQRNVLKDMQSSSVRLEHFIQDFLTFSVLETGELKMRFEMADMNGCLSEVCTFWSTRFQEKGVALYFLPNEKLQRFMFDGAKVQRVVSNLLENAVKFTPQGGTVWLHAEPYMWERRTIYTPDLPHDRRRQKAEVLNSVKVSVSDTGPGIGPEFHQEIFDDFFRLPQGGTQSDGMGLGLAIARRLVQAFGGKIWVESELGSGSKFSFLMPLRPMVSGGAR comes from the coding sequence GTGTCTAATGCATCCAGCCGCGCCGTGGCAATGAGCCCGGTTGCCGAGAACCCCGATCTTCGCGCCAGTTCGGGGAGCCAACAGGAGCTGCTGCAAGCCTACATGCAGCTCCAGGAACGCTATCGTCGCTGCACCGATGCGTTAGCTGCCGCAGCGCACGACCTGAAAACCCCGCTTGCTATTCTCGCCGGCTACATCGAATTGCTGCAAAGCGAGAAGTTGGGAGATCTTAGCGAGCGTCAGCGCAACGTATTGAAGGACATGCAAAGCAGCAGCGTCCGCCTCGAGCACTTCATTCAGGATTTCCTGACGTTCAGTGTGCTCGAAACCGGCGAACTGAAAATGAGATTTGAGATGGCAGATATGAATGGCTGCCTCTCCGAAGTGTGCACGTTCTGGTCAACCCGTTTTCAGGAAAAGGGTGTGGCCCTTTATTTCCTGCCTAACGAAAAGCTACAGCGCTTCATGTTCGACGGTGCAAAGGTGCAACGGGTGGTTTCCAATTTGCTTGAAAACGCGGTGAAGTTTACTCCTCAAGGCGGCACCGTCTGGCTGCACGCCGAGCCGTACATGTGGGAGCGGCGGACGATCTACACCCCCGATCTGCCGCACGATCGCCGCCGGCAAAAAGCTGAGGTACTAAATTCTGTGAAAGTAAGCGTTTCAGACACCGGGCCGGGAATCGGTCCGGAATTTCATCAAGAGATTTTTGACGATTTTTTCCGACTGCCTCAAGGCGGCACTCAGTCTGATGGCATGGGGCTTGGACTTGCCATTGCCCGCCGCCTGGTGCAGGCCTTCGGAGGAAAAATCTGGGTGGAGAGCGAATTGGGTTCGGGCAGCAAATTCTCATTCCTGATGCCGCTACGTCCGATGGTTTCTGGGGGGGCGCGATGA
- a CDS encoding S9 family peptidase, with product MSNRRGAFVFLLSTLFLTANALATAASSPDERQPTDPKAITSASNPGAGAVPIDDLYYTRTVFSPSWSPDGREVVLTTNLTGRLNLWKVSAAGGWPIQLSQSDDRQSSAVWSPDGKWIVYEQDFGGGAVFDLFAIPSGGGGAVNLTHTPAISETSPLWSPDGSRLSLDYKLRTESQVDIALLDWKTRQVHKLTNEKTKDHVWSAVAWSGDGKTIYANRANVGHTDSDVYRVDVATGTTENLTPHQGQIIYQASSLAPDGRALLISSNEKAGYSNVALLDVQSKKLSWVTDLKWDAEPGDFAPDGRSFTYGVNEDGRIHSYIVDRQSGRAEKLNFPVGITEASGKPKAFSPDGTRLLVLHQGSTQPSDLWVYQMATRRATQLTHSAIASLNPAQLPASQLVHYKTFDGKVISAFLWMPFNLQRDGSNPGIVLPHGGPTGQTTDYFDKTAAALASRGYVCIAPNVRGSTGYGMAFQKANYQDLGGGDLQDEVYAAQFLAETGYVDAKKIGITGGSYGGYMAMIAIGKTPEVWAAAVELYGITDWLTEQANEDPILQQYDQSILGDPVKDRAVYENASPTKYFQNAKAPLLVLQGENDITDPKEEAEQVVAILKKQGTVVDAHYYPDEGHGFEKRENQIDAMKRTVEWFDRYLKGKK from the coding sequence TTGAGCAATCGGCGTGGCGCATTCGTTTTTCTTCTATCCACTCTTTTTTTAACGGCAAACGCTTTGGCAACTGCGGCTAGTTCGCCGGATGAGCGCCAGCCTACCGACCCTAAGGCCATCACTTCTGCCAGCAATCCTGGGGCAGGAGCAGTTCCTATAGACGACCTGTATTACACGCGCACAGTTTTTAGCCCATCGTGGTCACCTGACGGCCGCGAGGTGGTATTGACCACCAATCTGACTGGGCGGCTGAATCTGTGGAAAGTTTCCGCGGCCGGCGGTTGGCCCATTCAGCTCTCGCAATCTGACGACCGTCAATCGAGCGCGGTATGGTCGCCAGACGGGAAGTGGATCGTCTATGAGCAGGACTTCGGCGGCGGCGCAGTCTTCGATCTCTTTGCGATTCCTAGTGGGGGTGGAGGGGCGGTAAACCTGACGCACACTCCAGCTATCTCTGAAACCAGCCCGTTGTGGTCGCCGGACGGCAGCAGGCTTTCACTCGATTACAAACTGCGGACCGAGTCGCAGGTGGATATTGCGCTGTTGGATTGGAAAACGCGGCAGGTCCATAAGCTGACGAACGAGAAGACCAAAGACCACGTCTGGTCCGCTGTGGCCTGGTCGGGCGACGGTAAGACGATTTATGCCAACCGGGCAAATGTGGGCCACACCGATTCGGACGTCTATCGGGTGGATGTCGCCACAGGCACGACTGAGAACCTTACGCCACATCAGGGACAGATCATTTACCAAGCGTCGTCGCTGGCGCCCGATGGACGCGCCTTGTTGATTTCATCGAACGAAAAAGCTGGATATTCCAATGTCGCCTTGCTCGATGTCCAGAGCAAAAAACTCTCGTGGGTGACCGACCTGAAGTGGGATGCGGAGCCTGGTGATTTTGCTCCTGATGGCAGAAGTTTCACCTACGGCGTCAATGAAGACGGGCGCATTCATAGCTACATAGTTGATCGCCAATCCGGGCGCGCCGAGAAATTGAATTTTCCGGTTGGAATCACCGAAGCATCCGGCAAGCCGAAAGCATTCTCGCCGGATGGCACACGGCTGCTGGTGCTGCACCAGGGGTCAACTCAGCCATCGGATTTATGGGTATATCAGATGGCTACCCGGCGCGCGACGCAGCTTACGCATTCAGCCATCGCTAGCTTGAACCCGGCGCAGCTCCCGGCGTCGCAATTGGTTCACTACAAAACATTCGATGGCAAGGTGATTAGTGCGTTCCTGTGGATGCCATTCAACTTGCAACGGGACGGAAGCAATCCCGGAATCGTCCTTCCGCACGGTGGTCCGACCGGCCAGACCACTGATTATTTCGACAAGACGGCCGCGGCCCTGGCCTCTCGCGGTTACGTTTGCATCGCCCCGAACGTGCGCGGCTCCACTGGATACGGGATGGCGTTTCAGAAGGCGAACTATCAAGACCTGGGCGGCGGCGATCTTCAGGACGAGGTTTATGCGGCACAATTTCTGGCTGAAACTGGCTATGTTGACGCCAAGAAGATCGGGATTACCGGCGGTTCCTATGGCGGCTATATGGCAATGATCGCGATCGGCAAAACGCCGGAGGTCTGGGCCGCCGCCGTGGAGCTGTACGGCATCACGGATTGGCTGACAGAGCAGGCGAATGAAGATCCCATCCTGCAACAGTACGATCAGTCCATTCTCGGCGATCCGGTGAAGGACCGAGCGGTTTATGAGAACGCCTCGCCGACAAAATACTTTCAAAACGCGAAAGCGCCGTTGCTGGTGTTGCAAGGCGAGAATGACATTACCGATCCCAAGGAAGAAGCCGAGCAGGTGGTGGCGATCCTGAAGAAGCAGGGCACGGTGGTGGACGCGCACTACTATCCTGATGAGGGGCACGGCTTCGAAAAACGAGAAAATCAGATTGATGCCATGAAGAGAACAGTGGAGTGGTTTGATCGGTATTTGAAAGGAAAGAAGTGA
- a CDS encoding sigma 54-interacting transcriptional regulator, with product MASTTMGALVQALGDIPPQEIVFGRTDAMRALRERLDKVACANVPVLIQGESGTGKDIIARMIHSLSPWKAGPLVKVNCPAIPGTLLESELFGYERGAFTGAYGSKPGRVEMAHRGTLFLDEISELDPSLQSKLLQLLQDGQFCRIGAQEDKKVEVRVVCATNRQLEQEIATGNFRQDLFYRINVVNLQMPPLRDRASDIPDLIAYFLEFYNRKYNCRAKTLSNELMGMLQKYHWPGNIRELENLIKRYVILGSEEAITSDLVSQTKDFFNADIPVDGPISLKKITRQAVRELERKVILKVLQANHWNRKQSARALSISYRALLYKIRETGLPSNRQRINAANGTNGAQSVAAD from the coding sequence ATGGCTTCAACAACGATGGGCGCGCTAGTGCAGGCCTTAGGCGATATCCCTCCGCAAGAGATAGTTTTTGGGCGCACTGACGCGATGCGGGCCTTGCGCGAGCGCCTGGACAAGGTCGCCTGTGCCAATGTTCCCGTGCTGATCCAGGGTGAGAGCGGCACCGGTAAAGACATTATTGCCCGCATGATTCATTCCCTCTCGCCATGGAAAGCCGGCCCGCTGGTGAAAGTGAATTGTCCGGCGATTCCCGGCACTCTGCTGGAGAGCGAACTTTTCGGTTACGAACGCGGGGCCTTCACCGGCGCCTACGGTTCGAAACCCGGGCGGGTAGAGATGGCTCACCGCGGGACGCTGTTTCTCGACGAAATTTCAGAGCTCGATCCCTCCCTGCAATCCAAGCTGTTGCAGTTGCTGCAAGACGGCCAGTTCTGCCGCATCGGCGCGCAGGAAGATAAAAAAGTGGAAGTGCGGGTAGTGTGCGCCACGAACCGGCAACTGGAGCAGGAAATCGCTACCGGCAATTTCCGCCAGGACCTTTTCTACCGCATCAACGTAGTGAATCTGCAGATGCCGCCGCTGCGCGATCGCGCCTCCGACATTCCCGACCTGATCGCCTACTTCCTCGAGTTCTACAATCGCAAATATAACTGTCGCGCCAAGACACTCTCCAATGAGCTGATGGGCATGCTGCAGAAATATCACTGGCCGGGCAACATTCGCGAACTCGAAAACCTGATCAAGCGCTATGTGATTCTGGGGTCGGAAGAAGCGATCACCAGCGACCTGGTGAGCCAGACCAAAGACTTCTTTAACGCCGACATTCCGGTGGACGGGCCGATCTCGCTCAAGAAGATCACCCGCCAGGCAGTGCGCGAGCTGGAACGCAAGGTAATACTGAAAGTCCTGCAGGCGAACCACTGGAACCGCAAGCAATCGGCGCGGGCACTGAGCATCAGCTATCGCGCGCTGCTGTATAAGATTCGCGAAACTGGATTGCCCTCCAACCGTCAGCGCATTAACGCCGCGAACGGCACGAACGGTGCCCAGAGCGTCGCCGCCGACTAA
- a CDS encoding MFS transporter, with protein sequence MAFSVALASYWRLVRGNKNFRRLWFAQIISEIGDWFYAVAIYSLLLELTGKASSVAGALVLQVLPQTFVGPMAGVINDRISRKKVMIAADLLRAVIVASMLLVRSRSMVWLIYPLLFLETIMWAFFEPARTAVLPNITAEEDLITANTLGSTTWSANFAIGALLGGLVAAFLGRDAVFIINSASFLLSAALLRRMNFREAHTELHGPLRLRDLVDYSPIADGIRYIRSDARLLATMFVKCGIGIMGVNWVLFPVMGEKVFPLTGDGMSASRGGMFSMSLLMAARGFGSLVGPLLSASWAAQNQSRLRALILFGLVGGGVGYVLLGGAPNLALACTAIVFAHMAASNIWVSSNTLLQLNTEDRFRGRVFSADLGFAMLTMAMSAWIGGLLIDRGVSVRTVAALAGCVMIIPAAVWFRALSLWRRPVPEKAQSPT encoded by the coding sequence ATGGCATTTTCGGTTGCCCTCGCGAGTTATTGGCGGCTGGTGCGCGGAAACAAGAATTTCCGCCGGCTGTGGTTTGCCCAAATCATCAGCGAGATCGGTGACTGGTTCTATGCCGTTGCTATTTACAGCCTTTTGCTGGAGCTGACCGGCAAAGCTTCTTCGGTGGCGGGAGCGCTCGTCCTCCAGGTGCTCCCCCAAACTTTCGTGGGGCCGATGGCGGGTGTGATCAACGACCGCATCAGCCGCAAGAAAGTGATGATCGCCGCCGACCTATTGCGTGCCGTCATCGTCGCTTCCATGCTGCTGGTGCGCTCGCGTTCGATGGTGTGGCTGATTTATCCGTTGTTATTTCTTGAAACCATCATGTGGGCGTTTTTCGAGCCCGCGCGCACCGCAGTTTTGCCGAATATCACCGCAGAAGAAGATCTGATCACCGCCAATACCCTGGGATCTACGACGTGGTCGGCAAATTTTGCCATTGGCGCCCTGCTAGGCGGACTGGTGGCCGCGTTCCTGGGCCGGGACGCGGTGTTCATTATCAATTCGGCTTCCTTCCTGCTGTCGGCGGCGCTGCTCAGAAGAATGAACTTCCGCGAGGCGCATACCGAGTTGCACGGTCCGCTGCGGCTCCGCGATCTGGTGGACTACTCTCCTATAGCCGATGGCATTCGTTACATTCGCAGTGATGCCCGGCTGCTGGCCACCATGTTCGTGAAATGCGGAATCGGAATCATGGGCGTGAACTGGGTTCTTTTCCCGGTGATGGGAGAGAAAGTATTTCCCCTCACCGGCGATGGCATGTCGGCCAGCCGCGGCGGCATGTTCAGCATGAGTCTGTTAATGGCGGCACGCGGCTTCGGCTCGTTGGTTGGGCCGTTACTCTCGGCAAGCTGGGCAGCGCAGAATCAGTCGCGTTTGCGCGCGCTTATTTTGTTCGGACTGGTCGGAGGCGGAGTCGGCTATGTGCTGCTGGGTGGCGCGCCGAACCTGGCGCTTGCCTGTACAGCTATTGTTTTCGCCCATATGGCTGCGTCCAATATTTGGGTTTCCTCAAACACGCTCCTACAGCTCAACACAGAAGACCGGTTTCGCGGGCGTGTGTTCTCCGCCGACCTGGGCTTTGCCATGCTGACCATGGCCATGAGTGCCTGGATCGGGGGATTGCTGATTGACCGCGGAGTTTCAGTGCGCACCGTAGCCGCGCTTGCCGGATGCGTCATGATTATTCCGGCTGCAGTCTGGTTCCGCGCGCTCAGCTTATGGCGGCGGCCCGTGCCGGAAAAAGCTCAGTCACCCACCTAG
- a CDS encoding antibiotic biosynthesis monooxygenase produces the protein MTSKKSDAVRKDSFMTRSEKSGEGVFVRIFEFHAKPGREREFEKIYGPEGDWAQLFRRSEAFIRTELHCDRETKGRYVTVDYFASLPEFEKLLAEHRADYEALDHRCAAVRASEKCIGSFLNRE, from the coding sequence ATGACATCTAAGAAAAGCGACGCCGTCCGCAAGGATTCATTCATGACCAGGTCCGAAAAGAGCGGTGAAGGAGTTTTCGTTCGGATTTTCGAGTTCCACGCCAAGCCCGGTCGCGAAAGGGAATTTGAAAAGATTTACGGTCCGGAAGGAGATTGGGCCCAGCTATTCCGGCGCAGCGAAGCCTTCATTCGCACCGAGCTGCATTGCGATAGGGAGACCAAAGGACGCTACGTCACCGTGGACTACTTTGCATCGCTCCCGGAGTTCGAGAAGTTGCTGGCAGAGCATCGCGCCGACTACGAGGCGCTGGACCATCGTTGCGCGGCAGTGCGTGCCTCAGAGAAATGTATAGGCTCTTTCCTCAACCGCGAGTAA
- a CDS encoding sigma-54 dependent transcriptional regulator, which produces MSTAPNPSILLVDDEPGMLRYIRTLLEVDSYKVETASNGEHALQRVQSGLSPDLVLLDLLMPGIDGLQTLEQLRQLQPSMKVVMLSCVSDTRKVVQAIRLGAQDYLTKPFQKAELDAVIKQCLRSESQPYAGEVEELCDDVFFVAGSPAMKKIRSQAALVAGVDIPVLLLGESGTGKEVLARLIHKLSPRAHRTFLKVNCAAVPADLLESELFGYEAGAFTGATHSKPGKFELCNKGTILLDEIGEMPPMLQAKLLHVLQDQQFSRLGSRSVVKVDVRILAATNINIPEAIANKRLREDLYYRLNAFTLQLPPLRERKEEIPLLLKHFMSRLAEHYARPPLPLSAALQQKCLDYPWPGNLRELSNFVKRYLILGDEATAIHELQPNSDINTSVASAGRGAGEQSRGLKSLARSAKDEAEAEAITRALEETNWNRKQAAALLKISYKALLYKIRQYGIAEPNGNGHHRLSAGT; this is translated from the coding sequence ATGAGCACCGCCCCAAATCCGAGCATCCTTCTGGTTGATGATGAACCCGGCATGTTGCGTTACATCCGCACCTTGCTCGAGGTGGACTCATACAAGGTGGAGACCGCCAGCAACGGCGAACACGCGCTGCAGCGGGTGCAGAGCGGGCTCAGCCCTGACCTGGTGCTGCTCGACCTGCTGATGCCCGGCATTGACGGTCTCCAAACCCTGGAGCAGCTGCGCCAACTGCAGCCCAGCATGAAAGTGGTGATGCTTTCCTGCGTAAGCGACACCCGCAAGGTTGTGCAGGCGATCCGGCTGGGAGCGCAGGATTACCTCACCAAGCCTTTTCAGAAAGCGGAACTGGATGCGGTCATTAAGCAATGCTTGCGTTCAGAGTCGCAACCCTATGCCGGCGAAGTAGAGGAGCTTTGCGACGACGTGTTTTTCGTTGCCGGCAGTCCGGCGATGAAGAAAATCCGCTCCCAGGCCGCTTTGGTGGCGGGAGTGGACATCCCAGTACTTTTGCTAGGTGAGAGCGGGACCGGCAAGGAAGTGCTGGCGCGCCTGATCCATAAACTATCGCCGCGCGCGCACCGCACCTTCTTGAAGGTTAACTGCGCGGCAGTCCCCGCCGATTTGCTGGAGAGCGAATTGTTCGGGTACGAGGCGGGAGCGTTCACCGGGGCCACCCATTCCAAGCCCGGCAAATTTGAGCTGTGCAACAAGGGTACGATCTTGCTGGATGAGATTGGCGAAATGCCCCCTATGCTGCAAGCCAAGCTGTTGCACGTTTTGCAGGACCAGCAGTTCTCCCGACTGGGCAGCCGTTCGGTGGTCAAGGTAGACGTGCGCATTCTGGCCGCCACGAACATCAATATTCCGGAGGCGATTGCGAACAAGCGCCTGCGCGAAGACTTGTATTACCGGTTGAATGCATTCACGCTACAGCTTCCGCCGCTGCGCGAACGGAAGGAAGAAATTCCACTGCTGTTGAAACACTTTATGTCGCGTCTGGCCGAGCACTATGCTCGTCCTCCGCTGCCGCTCTCGGCAGCGCTTCAGCAAAAATGCCTGGATTATCCCTGGCCGGGCAATCTGCGTGAGCTAAGCAATTTCGTCAAACGCTACCTGATTCTGGGTGACGAAGCTACTGCCATTCATGAGTTGCAACCCAATTCCGACATCAACACTTCGGTGGCTTCCGCCGGCCGCGGCGCCGGAGAGCAATCGCGCGGGTTGAAGTCTCTGGCGCGTAGCGCTAAAGATGAAGCCGAGGCTGAGGCCATCACTCGTGCTTTGGAAGAGACCAATTGGAACCGTAAACAGGCTGCAGCGCTGTTGAAGATCAGCTACAAGGCCCTGCTATATAAGATCCGGCAGTATGGAATCGCCGAGCCCAACGGCAACGGACATCATCGCCTTTCAGCCGGCACCTAA
- the pyrF gene encoding orotidine-5'-phosphate decarboxylase has protein sequence MTEARDRLIIALDVSTAAAARKIVAAVGESASTFKVGKQLFTAEGPQIVRELIGSGRKVFLDLKFHDIPNTVSGAVAEATRLKVSMLTVHASGGGKMLQAAAEAAGPTGPLVLAVTVLTSLSDQDLDEVGISGRVVDQVLRLANLARVSGCGGIVASPLEAREVRRELGTGFAIVTPGVRPAGGDPGDQARVTTPAEAIAAGATHLVVGRPVTAAKDPGLAARKIVEEMVSAGVPISA, from the coding sequence GTGACCGAAGCGCGCGACCGACTCATCATCGCTCTCGACGTTTCCACGGCTGCTGCGGCACGAAAGATTGTCGCAGCGGTCGGGGAGTCGGCTTCAACCTTTAAGGTCGGCAAACAACTGTTTACGGCAGAAGGCCCGCAGATCGTCCGCGAGCTTATTGGCTCTGGCCGCAAAGTCTTCCTCGACCTGAAATTCCATGACATTCCCAATACCGTGTCCGGGGCGGTGGCAGAAGCGACCAGGCTGAAGGTCAGCATGCTGACCGTCCACGCCAGCGGCGGCGGCAAGATGCTGCAGGCGGCCGCCGAGGCAGCGGGGCCGACGGGTCCGCTGGTGTTAGCAGTGACGGTTCTCACCAGCCTGAGCGATCAGGACCTGGACGAGGTCGGTATCAGCGGACGGGTGGTGGACCAGGTCCTGCGACTGGCTAACCTGGCCCGGGTTTCCGGGTGCGGCGGAATCGTGGCCTCGCCATTGGAAGCGCGCGAGGTGCGACGCGAATTGGGCACGGGCTTCGCCATCGTGACTCCGGGTGTACGTCCGGCCGGCGGCGACCCAGGCGACCAGGCCCGCGTGACCACCCCGGCCGAGGCTATTGCGGCCGGAGCTACCCACCTGGTGGTCGGCCGGCCAGTGACCGCAGCGAAAGATCCCGGCCTGGCAGCCCGAAAGATAGTGGAAGAGATGGTTTCGGCAGGCGTGCCCATCAGCGCATAA
- a CDS encoding thiamine pyrophosphate-dependent enzyme, which yields MATVVELPIETYAGPVDPDWCPGCGDFGVLKAVKMAAGDAHVASKDLVVVSGIGCSSNLPGYVHAYGVHSLHGRALAVATGIKLANHDLKVVITGGDGDGYGIGIGHFIHAMRRNLDLTYVVMDNQIYGLTTGQASPTTMKDMRTKSTPRGNVELPINPIALALISGATYVARAFSGEPNHMAELIAGGIRHKGFALIDVFSPCVTYNKLNTYPWFKKRVYKLDDAGMNGKDVPGNGHPAHDPSNVQAALEKSFEWGDRIPIGLFYQDDQPTYEDSEPAFKRGPLAKQPLHVDRTLFQELVEEMM from the coding sequence ATGGCCACCGTCGTCGAACTGCCCATCGAAACTTACGCAGGCCCGGTTGATCCCGACTGGTGCCCGGGCTGCGGCGACTTCGGCGTCCTCAAGGCCGTGAAGATGGCCGCCGGCGACGCCCACGTCGCCTCCAAGGATCTGGTGGTCGTCTCCGGTATCGGCTGCTCCTCCAATTTGCCCGGCTACGTGCATGCCTACGGAGTTCACTCGCTTCACGGACGCGCGCTCGCGGTGGCCACCGGCATCAAGCTGGCCAATCACGACCTCAAAGTCGTCATCACCGGTGGCGACGGCGATGGTTACGGCATCGGCATCGGCCACTTTATCCACGCGATGCGCCGCAATCTCGACCTCACGTATGTCGTGATGGACAACCAGATTTACGGCCTCACCACCGGCCAGGCATCGCCCACGACAATGAAAGACATGCGCACCAAGTCCACGCCGCGCGGCAACGTCGAGCTGCCCATCAACCCTATTGCGCTGGCGCTCATCTCCGGCGCGACTTATGTGGCGCGCGCCTTCTCCGGCGAGCCCAACCACATGGCCGAACTCATCGCCGGCGGGATCCGCCACAAAGGCTTCGCCCTGATTGACGTTTTCAGTCCCTGCGTGACCTACAACAAGTTGAACACTTATCCCTGGTTCAAGAAACGCGTTTACAAACTGGATGATGCAGGCATGAACGGAAAAGACGTGCCCGGAAACGGCCATCCCGCCCACGATCCCAGCAACGTCCAGGCGGCGCTCGAAAAATCATTTGAGTGGGGAGACCGTATCCCCATCGGCCTCTTCTACCAAGACGACCAGCCCACCTACGAAGACAGCGAGCCCGCCTTCAAACGAGGCCCCCTCGCCAAACAGCCGCTGCACGTGGACAGAACCCTCTTTCAGGAGTTAGTCGAAGAGATGATGTAG